A single window of Aphidius gifuensis isolate YNYX2018 linkage group LG1, ASM1490517v1, whole genome shotgun sequence DNA harbors:
- the LOC122856420 gene encoding uncharacterized protein LOC122856420: protein MSDHESSDPEEQAKSIVIYDSDSEKEEDGGISNTKKARQDSSGSSDESNDCFEHQSSKIFICHIYKGHDAAAIVVQETDTNGDQVDQTIHHDEIREFIETRYVSPPEACARILNYSLHGRSHAVVRLPVHLPNQQTVMVDDIDNEDAIQAALNKESMLIAYFALNAHDPQARDLTYSEIPTEYVYKKLAGTSTYTWQQRKSHFSTLGRMYSVSPAQTELFHLRLLLICTKGATSYENLRTVDGIVHETYVSTCLALGLIEDDNEWKNAMHEAEVWMMPLQLRQLFVRILLHCHPIHPEELWEEFKDALSQDYSRSMPLHQAHRTAYIKINTLLQNERSSLKDFPSMSQITEIENDDTEISFEQHKDTGSRQYELLNDEQKAFVDTILKRAVDVNSTASKCFFINGPGGSGKTYIYTTLYHLLRSLSKNVSTMAYTGIAATLLPGGKTVHKTFKIPIALYSDFSLTITAQSKEADYCRKMDVIMWDEAPMSPKYALEFVDRTLRDVMNKDEPFGGKILILGGDFRQLLPVKKNATRGELVDLSIKFTHLWPYFTEYTLTKNMRTRPGEVEFSKYLLTVGDGTANYNDSDLNLPDHCIAPREADIAEDVYGVL, encoded by the exons ATGTCAGATCATGAATCAAGTGACCCTGAAGAACAAGCAAAGTCCATTGTCATTTATGACAGTGATtcagaaaaagaagaagatggTGGTATTTCAAATACTAAAAAAGCACGTCAAGATTCATCAGGCTCATCTGATGAATCAAACGA TTGTTTCGAGCATCAAagcagtaaaatatttatatgtcaCATATATAAAGGTCATGATGCTGCTGCAATTGTTGTACAAGAAACAGATACAAATGGAGATCAAGTTGATCAAACAATTCATCATGATGAAATTCGTGAGTTCATAGAGACTCGCTACGTTAGTCCTCCTGAAGCTTGTGCGCGAATTCTAAATTATTCTTTACATGGTAGAAGTCATGCTGTGGTGAGACTACCTGTACATTTGCCAAATCAACAAACAGTTATGGTTGACGATATTGATAATGAAGACGCAATTCAAGCTGCTTTAAATAAAGAGTCAATGTTAATTGCCTATTTTGCTTTAAATGCTCATGATCCACAAGCAAGGGATCTTACATATTCTGAAATACCGACGGAGTATGTTTACAAAAAGTTAGCAGGTACATCTACTTATACTTGGCAACAACGAAAAAGTCATTTCAGTACTTTGGGACGGATGTACTCAGTCAGCCCAGCGCAAActgaattatttcatttaaggTTGCTTTTGATTTGCACTAAAGGTGCTACAAGCTATGAAAATTTGCGAACAGTTGATGGAATTGTACATGAAACATATGTTAGTACGTGTTTAGCATTGGGTTTAATAGAGGATGATAATGAATGGAAAAATGCCATGCATGAAGCAGAAGTTTGGATGATGCCTCTCCAATTACGACAATTATTCGTACGAATTTTACTTCATTGCCATCCTATCCATCCAGAAGAGTTGTGGGAAGAATTTAAAGATGCACTGTCTCAAGATTATTCCAGATCAATGCCATTGCATCAAGCACACAGAACTGcctacattaaaataaatacattattacAGAATGAAAGGTCGAGCTTGAAGGATTTCCCCTCAATGTCACAAATTACAGAAATTGAGAATGATGATActgaaatttcatttgaacAGCACAAAGATACTGGGTCAAGACAATATGAATTACTTAATGATGAACAAAAAGCATTCGTTGATACTATTTTGAAAAGAGCTGTAGATGTTAACAGCACTGCATCAAAATGTTTCTTTATTAATGGACCTGGAGGATCTGGAAAAACTTACATTTATACAACTTTGTATCATTTACTGCGCAGTCTAAGTAAAAATGTAAGCACTATGGCCTATACTGGTATTGCAGCAACTTTACTTCCAGGTGGAAAAACGGTTCACAAAACCTTCAAAATTCCAATTGCTTTATATAGTGATTTTTCATTAACTATTACAGCTCAATCAAAAGAAGCTGATTATTGCAGGAAGATGGATGTTATAATGTGGGATGAAGCACCAATGTCACCCAAATATGCATTGGAATTCGTAGATCGAACTTTGCGTGACGTAATGAATAAAGATGAACCGTTTGGaggaaaaatattgattctTGGTGGCGATTTTCGACAATTGCtaccagtaaaaaaaaatgcaactcGTGGTGAATTAGTTGATTTGTCGATTAAATTTACTCATTTGTGGCCATATTTTACTGAGTACACATTGACTAAAAATATGCGAACACGCCCAGGAGAAGTTGAATTCAGTAAGTATTTATTAACAGTAGGTGATGGCACAGCAAATTATAATGATTCTGATTTAAATCTACCAGACCATTGTATCGCACCACGTGAGGCTGATATAGCTGAAGATGTTTACGg GGTTCTATAA